One window of Treponema denticola genomic DNA carries:
- a CDS encoding aminotransferase class V-fold PLP-dependent enzyme encodes MIYLDNSATTLQKPETVAQEVFKGIASHQFGNPGRGAHSTAHAALTELFKTRQTLAKLFNIKNPLNVALCQNATSALNLVIKSLFSGKENTHIITTVLEHNSVLRPLYQLEKDGAELSIIPIQDGFLCYDFIEKEVRANTKAIIVNHCSNVVGSICDLGYVHSICKKHGLILIVDASQSAGTIPIDVSKYGQSIFCFTGHKGLYGPQGTGGIIVNGNFEFVPVFSGGSGVHSFDKTHPSEMPDIFEAGTMNVPSFMGLNAGASYVLKTGITSIQKKLADLKLLFIEEIKTIPNLKIYGNPWSEKTGAVVGINIGDIPSGEVSRRLDEEFGIASRPGAHCAPLVHKALGTEEQGIVRFSFSSFNTFEEVKQAAEALKKIAQNA; translated from the coding sequence ATGATCTATCTTGACAATAGTGCAACCACCCTTCAAAAGCCGGAAACTGTAGCCCAAGAGGTATTTAAGGGGATTGCTTCACATCAATTCGGGAATCCGGGGAGAGGAGCTCATAGTACGGCCCATGCAGCCCTGACAGAGCTTTTTAAAACAAGGCAAACTTTAGCAAAGCTTTTTAATATAAAAAATCCCTTAAATGTTGCTCTTTGTCAAAATGCTACATCTGCTTTAAACCTCGTAATAAAAAGCCTTTTTTCAGGCAAAGAAAATACTCACATCATAACCACCGTTCTTGAACATAACTCGGTTTTACGCCCCCTTTATCAGCTCGAAAAAGATGGAGCTGAGCTTTCAATTATCCCTATTCAAGACGGCTTTTTGTGCTATGATTTTATCGAAAAAGAGGTCAGAGCAAATACCAAAGCAATTATCGTAAACCACTGCTCAAACGTGGTAGGCTCAATCTGTGACTTGGGCTATGTTCATTCTATCTGCAAAAAACACGGTCTAATCTTAATTGTAGATGCTTCGCAAAGTGCGGGTACAATTCCTATAGACGTATCAAAATATGGGCAAAGTATTTTTTGTTTTACCGGCCACAAGGGGCTCTACGGGCCTCAGGGGACGGGCGGTATTATCGTAAACGGAAATTTCGAGTTTGTCCCTGTTTTTTCGGGAGGAAGCGGAGTTCACTCTTTCGATAAAACTCACCCATCCGAGATGCCCGACATCTTTGAAGCGGGCACCATGAATGTTCCGTCCTTTATGGGTTTAAATGCAGGAGCTTCCTACGTTTTAAAAACAGGAATTACTTCCATTCAAAAGAAATTGGCCGATTTAAAATTGCTTTTTATCGAGGAAATAAAAACTATTCCCAATCTTAAAATATACGGAAATCCTTGGAGCGAAAAAACAGGAGCTGTTGTAGGTATAAATATAGGAGATATTCCCTCGGGAGAAGTAAGCCGCCGCCTCGATGAGGAGTTCGGCATCGCAAGCCGGCCGGGAGCTCACTGTGCTCCATTGGTACACAAGGCTCTCGGAACCGAAGAGCAGGGCATAGTCCGTTTTAGTTTTTCTTCTTTTAATACATTTGAAGAAGTCAAACAGGCTGCCGAGGCCTTAAAAAAAATAGCTCAAAACGCATAA
- the secF gene encoding protein translocase subunit SecF: MKKIISFSKFFVPGIIFSIGLMAFGIIGYFTKGINFGIDFQAGFIEKVKIAPTAIELSYEGPLTVSFSQGISDVSITTTSLDGESKSYVFNFTDNPTLKDFADGLASIDGLKVKVTASENVLLKNLFSDSESSSRLSAAVFRLHHLEKGLQPINTDEVRHALSSIPSVLVQQLGTPEDRYFQIRLADDGKYEDANKELRSIINSALNAAYGSENIAVISTDFVGSRFSSSLAQQAILLVGGALVLIFVYAMFRFQWNFSLAAIIALLHDTIVMIMFISWTQMEFNSTTIAAILTIIGYSINDTIVIFDRIREKINLEPRLECNEVLDKALSEVFTRTIITTLTTMVAVVALYLFTTDSMKDFALALIVGLISGTYSSIYIASYFIALTSKGKKAGEMITRGKKAPGELSGAVI, translated from the coding sequence ATGAAAAAAATAATAAGTTTTTCTAAATTTTTTGTTCCGGGCATTATTTTCAGTATAGGACTTATGGCCTTTGGAATTATAGGCTATTTTACCAAAGGAATAAATTTCGGTATTGACTTTCAAGCCGGTTTTATCGAAAAGGTAAAAATAGCCCCTACGGCGATAGAGCTTTCTTATGAGGGGCCTTTAACGGTGTCCTTTTCTCAAGGTATATCCGATGTTTCGATTACTACAACATCTTTAGATGGTGAAAGTAAGTCCTATGTCTTCAATTTTACCGATAATCCGACTCTTAAAGACTTTGCTGACGGCCTTGCCTCTATTGATGGTTTAAAGGTAAAAGTTACCGCGTCGGAAAATGTGCTTCTTAAAAACCTGTTTTCCGACTCGGAATCTTCTTCCCGTCTTTCGGCCGCTGTGTTCCGACTTCATCATTTGGAAAAAGGGCTTCAACCGATAAATACCGATGAAGTTCGTCATGCGCTTTCTTCAATACCCTCGGTTTTGGTTCAGCAACTGGGAACACCGGAAGACAGGTATTTTCAGATAAGACTTGCCGATGACGGAAAATATGAAGATGCAAACAAAGAATTACGTTCGATTATAAACTCTGCCTTAAATGCAGCCTACGGCTCTGAAAACATTGCAGTTATAAGTACGGACTTTGTAGGTTCCCGTTTTTCTTCTTCATTGGCACAACAGGCAATATTGCTGGTAGGCGGTGCCTTGGTTTTAATCTTTGTTTATGCAATGTTCCGCTTTCAATGGAATTTTTCGCTTGCGGCAATTATTGCTCTGCTCCACGATACAATCGTAATGATTATGTTTATCTCATGGACACAGATGGAATTTAATTCTACGACGATAGCGGCCATTCTTACGATTATAGGTTATTCCATAAACGACACAATCGTTATCTTTGACCGTATCCGTGAAAAGATTAATCTTGAACCGAGACTTGAATGTAACGAGGTTTTGGATAAGGCCTTAAGCGAAGTGTTTACCCGAACAATTATTACAACCCTTACAACGATGGTTGCAGTTGTAGCACTTTATTTGTTTACCACCGATTCGATGAAGGATTTTGCCTTAGCCTTAATTGTAGGTCTTATAAGCGGAACCTATTCGTCAATCTATATTGCGTCTTATTTTATCGCTCTTACCTCCAAGGGTAAAAAAGCCGGAGAGATGATTACCAGAGGCAAAAAAGCCCCGGGTGAACTTTCAGGAGCGGTTATCTAA